The DNA sequence TGACGGTGACCGCCGACGAGAACGACGACAGGTTTCCGGCCGCGTCCTCAGCCCGTACCCGGAACTGGTAGCCGGTCCCCGGGGTCAGCCCGGTCGCCAGGAACGAGTTCGTCGCCGAGGTGCCGGCCGGCGTGAACGTACCGCCGCCGGTGGCCCGCTCGATCTCGTAGCCGACCACCCCGACGTTGTCGGTTGACGCGGTCCAGGTCAGCGTGGCCGAGGTCGCGGTCACACCCGAAGCCACCGGGGTGCCGGGGGTCGACGGCGCGACAGTGTCGGTCGACGTGCTACCCGGGTCGGCGTACAGCAGCAGGTTCGGCGACCCGGTGCCGATGCCGCTCAGCACGTTGCTGGTGGCCGCGCTCAGCAGCGCCGCCTTGGCCTGCGCCATCGTCGCGCTCGGGTTGGTCTCCAGGTACCGGGCCACCCAGCCGGTCACGTGCGGAGCGGCCATCGAGGTGCCCGACCAGCCGGAGGCGACGGCGCTGTCGCTGCTGTTGCCGGCCGAGGTGATGCTGTTGCCCGGAGCGAAGACGTCGATGCAGGAGCCGTAGTTGGAGCTGGACCACCGGCTGTCGGTGATGGTGGTCGCGCCCACCACGATGCCGTCCGGCGACCGCGGGTTGTTGTTGCAGGCGTCGCTGTTGTTGTTGCCCGCCGCGAACACCGCCAGCACCCCGGCGTCGATCATGTTCTGGGCGGCCGTGTTCACCACGACGCCGTAGTTCTGCAGACTGAGATTCGCCACCGAGCGCGGCGGTGCGTTCGTCGCCACCCAGTCCATGCCCTCGATGAGGTCCGCGTTGGTGCCGCCGTTGCTGCAGTTCAGCACCCGCACGTCGCGGATCTGCACGTCCTTGGCGACGCCGTACGTGGCGCCACCGACGGTGCCGGAGACATGCGTGCCGTGGCCGTGGCAGTCGCCTGGGCTGTTGCCGTCGTTGACGGCGTCGTAGGCCCACTGCGCCCGGGTGCCGAAATCGTCGTGCGTGGTACGGATCCCGCTGTCCAGGACGAACACGGTGGTCCCGGTGCCGTCGGTGTCGTAGCTGAACTCCTGGTCGAGCGGGAGGTTCCGCTGGTCGACGCGGTCCAGACCCCAGGACGGGGGATTGGGCTGGGTGGTCGCGCCACCACCGGTCACAGCTGGCTCGACGGCCTGGACCACGGCGTCGGCCTGGACGTACTCGACGTTCGGGTTGGCCCGCACCGCCTCGAGAGCGTCGGCGTCGAGCTTCGCGGAGAATCCGTTCAGCACCGTCGCGTACGGGTGGACCTCCCGGCCACCGGCCCGCTCGGCGACCACCACAGGGTCGTTCGCCGCGCCGCCGGTGAGCGGCTGGTCCTTGAGAACGACAATGTAGCCGCCGTTAGGCGTGCCATTCTCGGCAGGTAGCAGGGGAGCGGGAGAAGTCGCCGATTGAGCCATCGCTGGAGTGGCGCCGAGAACTACCAGAAGTGCGGAAGTCGCGGCTGTCGCGATTGCCTGGCGACGGTATCGATGCGGTCTGGACATAGGAGAAACTGGCCTCCTGGGCGCGGTGACGCATGGACTACCGGTGAATTGACGGCTTGCCCGGCTCGTCAGCTGCCGGGATCACCGGGCGCTGTGGCCGGACAGAGTGCTCGAGCCCCGTCTGCTGCAATGAGAGCACGGGTGTCGGCGTTCGCCAATGCCCGGACTATTTGAAACCTGAATGAACTATGTTAAGGATGCGGGGTGGCCAGGGGCTGTTCACAGGATCGAAAAAAGCGACTGCCCACGTGATTGCTCTCACGTTGCCAAACGATGCACTGGTCGATCTGCACCGGTCGTGCGCCCTCTCGGGGCTGCCGGGCTACTGCGCCGCCGGGGTTGTCGGCGAGAGCGGGTTGGGCCGCCGGCTGCGGGCACCAGCAGCTCAGCAGGATAGTGATCCGTCGATCCCGCGACCACCGGTGCTGTCGCAAGCCCGGGAACATCGGCCCAGCCCGGTCTCAGACATGGGTGTCACCGGTACTTTCGGCGCAGTCCGGGGCGGGGTGCGTTGCCCGTTCACAGTGCGAGTGGTGTCGGGAGTCGGCGATGAGTGGTGAGCAGGTGCTGGTGACAGGAGGCTCCGGCTTCGTCGGGGCGCACTGCGTCGTACGACTGCTGCTGCAGGGGTACCGGGTGCGTACCACGGTGCGTTCGGCGGGTCGTGCCGCCGACGTACGCACGATGCTGCAGACGGGGGGAGCGGAACCGGGTGACGCGCTCAGCTTCGCCGTGGCCGACCTGACTGCCGACGACGGCTGGGCCGAGGCGGTGGCCGGATGCGACTACGTACTCCACGTCGCCTCTCCGGTGCCGCTGGCCGAGCCCCGCGACGAGAACGAACTCATCGCGCCGGCACGCGACGGGGTGCTGCGGGTGCTGGGCGCGGCACGTACGGCCGGGGTGAAACGTACGGTGCTGACGTCGTCGATCGCGACGGTAAAGCACGGTCACCCGGCAGACAAGCGGCTGTTCACCGAACAGGACTGGACCGATCCGGAACAGGGGCGGGTCTCCGCGTACGCGAAGTCGAAGCTGCTCGCCGAACGCGCCGCCTGGGACTTCGTGCGTAAGGACGGCCAAGGCATGGAGTTGGTGGTGGTGAACCCGGTCGGCATCTTCGGTCCGGCCCTCGGACCGGACAAGTCCCTGTGGTCAGAACAGATCGACCGGATGCTGACCGGACGCCAGCCCGTCCTGGCCCGGATCCACATCGGTGTGGTCGACGTACGGGACGTCGCAGACCTACACGTACGGGCGATGACCGATCCGGCGGCGGCCGGGGAGCGGTTCCTGGCCAGCGCCGGCACCATGTCGATGCGGGACATTGCGGTGTTGCTGCGTACCCGGCTCGGTGACGAGGCTGACCGGGTGTCGACGCGGGTGCTGCCGGACTGGGCGGTGCGTCTCGCCGCCAGGTTCAGCCCGCGGATCGCGTTCGTGTTGCCTGAGCTCGGGGCGGTACGCGAGGCGTCGAGCGAGAAGGCTCGTCGGATGTTGGGCTGGCAGCCCCGGCCGGCTGAGGAAGCCGTCATCGACATGGCGAACAGCCTGATCCAACGCTGAACGGCTGCCCGCTGACCGGGTCAGTTCAGTAGCCGCTCGGCCCAGTAGATCTGCCGGTCGGGGCCGACGCTGATCAGAGCGACCATCAGGTCGTCGACGGCGGCGGGAGCGGACGCGATCGCGAACTCGGGTGGCGTCTGGGGATGTGCCGGGTGCAGGACGAAGGAGTACGTGACGGGGGTGGCGTCGACCGACGTGACCACGACGACGCTGCCGGAGGTATAGAAGCCGCCGTTGATCTCGCGGTCACCGACGCCCTGCAGCCAGGGATAGCGCTCTTCAACAGCGTTGAGTACGCCGTCGGAGCCTGATCCGACCTGGTCCGGTCGATTCGACCTGGTGGAGATGATCCCGGGCAGGGTGCGGGTCCGTTTGTCGATCACCGCGATGATTAGCATCGCGCCGGGTTTCGGCTGCGGTGGCGGCGTCCACCTGACCTGGCCGAGGAGGACCTGGGCGCCGTCGGAGGGAACTACCAGCTGTTGACCGTCGAAGGCGGCGTCCGCGGTCGCTTGGTCGACCAGCCGCAGCGTCGCGGTCGGCTTCAGGATCTCCGGCCCGTACGGCGACCGATGGTGCCACCACCGCCACCCGGTCAGGGTGACCACGATGACTACGGCTATCGTGCCGAGAGCCAGCATTCGCCGTCGTGTCACAGTGGAAGCTAATCACATCACCCGCACCATAAGCCACTACCGGTTCTCTTGGCAGCCGTTTTCCGCCTCCCAGAAGAGCCAGGGGCTACGGGAGAGAGACTTTAGGGACACCATCGGGCGCATGCGTCACAGGGTTTGGAGAACGTCGTCCGGACATACCTCCTGAGCGCATACCGTCGCATCATGGCATCGAGGGCGAGAAGGCGGGAGTGTCCCCAACCGCCGAGAGTGGCGGAGGGGCCACCGCTGCGTGGATTCCTCTTTGGTGCCACATGGCGTCAGAACGTTCTAGCGCGCGCTGACTATCTCGAAAGCATGGCCGCACTTATCCGTGTCAGGGACTGTGCCGACATGAGGCGAGCGTCACTCCATAGCGTATGTGAGTCTCTCAGAAAGGCCCGGAGTGCGGCCCGGCGTCGTGGAATTCTCAACGGAACGATGGAGTGTGCATGGCTCAGTATCCAGGCCGCCGAGTTGTTGATTCTGGAGATGCTCGATACAAAGGATCTACAGGGCTGGCTGCCGTCCGTCCTGGAGTTGGCCAAAGGTCGTCTGAAGGCGGACGACTGTCGTGTCGTCGAGCTACGGCGGCAATCCTCTCGATGTGGGCGGTGGCTGGTAGGGGGAAGCCAACCGGAGGAGCTCCGGTGCGCCATGAAGGCCGCCCTGGTCGGCGTTCATTTGGCGATGAACAAGTATTACTCACGTATCCGGAGGCTGCGGAATGCGATGTGGTCCGCGACAATGTTGACTACGGCCACCGTTGTCGCGCTTGCCATTTGGGGTGCCTGTGCCCCGGAAACGCTCAGTCTCTGCTTCGGCTATCCGGACGATCTGGTCTGTCCGCATGACAGGGCGACGACGGGACAGGGCCCCGAGCGTCAAGTCCCAGCGGACGATCCACAGACTGAGCCGGACCGTATCGACGTCCTTTTGGTTCTGGTGTACGGCTTCATGGGTGCCGTTCTTGTGGGTATTGCAATGCTAGCCAAAATCCGCGAGTCGGCAGTGCCCTACGACTTGTCGCT is a window from the Solwaraspora sp. WMMD792 genome containing:
- a CDS encoding S8 family serine peptidase — protein: MAQSATSPAPLLPAENGTPNGGYIVVLKDQPLTGGAANDPVVVAERAGGREVHPYATVLNGFSAKLDADALEAVRANPNVEYVQADAVVQAVEPAVTGGGATTQPNPPSWGLDRVDQRNLPLDQEFSYDTDGTGTTVFVLDSGIRTTHDDFGTRAQWAYDAVNDGNSPGDCHGHGTHVSGTVGGATYGVAKDVQIRDVRVLNCSNGGTNADLIEGMDWVATNAPPRSVANLSLQNYGVVVNTAAQNMIDAGVLAVFAAGNNNSDACNNNPRSPDGIVVGATTITDSRWSSSNYGSCIDVFAPGNSITSAGNSSDSAVASGWSGTSMAAPHVTGWVARYLETNPSATMAQAKAALLSAATSNVLSGIGTGSPNLLLYADPGSTSTDTVAPSTPGTPVASGVTATSATLTWTASTDNVGVVGYEIERATGGGTFTPAGTSATNSFLATGLTPGTGYQFRVRAEDAAGNLSSFSSAVTVNTPTGAGTCQVSYTINSGGSTFTSNIVITNTGTSTINGWTLAFTLPSGHSFGSGWSATYGTSGQDVTATSLTWNSTLLPQGTANIGFNGTGSGTAEPTAFTLNGTPCTVV
- a CDS encoding aldehyde reductase, coding for MSGEQVLVTGGSGFVGAHCVVRLLLQGYRVRTTVRSAGRAADVRTMLQTGGAEPGDALSFAVADLTADDGWAEAVAGCDYVLHVASPVPLAEPRDENELIAPARDGVLRVLGAARTAGVKRTVLTSSIATVKHGHPADKRLFTEQDWTDPEQGRVSAYAKSKLLAERAAWDFVRKDGQGMELVVVNPVGIFGPALGPDKSLWSEQIDRMLTGRQPVLARIHIGVVDVRDVADLHVRAMTDPAAAGERFLASAGTMSMRDIAVLLRTRLGDEADRVSTRVLPDWAVRLAARFSPRIAFVLPELGAVREASSEKARRMLGWQPRPAEEAVIDMANSLIQR